One window of Rhizobium leguminosarum genomic DNA carries:
- a CDS encoding PrkA family serine protein kinase — translation MLNESVFDAFTRSYEARRETDMSVAEYLDLCKKDPIAYANATERLLSAIGEPQMVDTAKDTRLGRIFMNRTIRIYPAFAGFHGMEETIERIVSFFRHAAQGLEERKQILYLLGPVGGGKSSLAERLKLLMEVHPIYVLKAGDEISPVFESPLNLFDPETMGALLQEQYGIPLRRLNGLMSPWCLKRLDDFGGDISRFRVVRVQPSRLRQIAIAKTEPGDENNQDISSLVGKVDIRKLETYSQNDPDAYSYSGGLNRANQGVLEFVEMFKAPIKMLHPLLTATQEGNYIGSENIGAIPFSGIVLAHSNEAEWQTFKANKNNEAFIDRICVIKVPYCLRVMEEQKIYEKLIEGSELADTPCAPATLEMLARFSVLSRLRKHENSTFFSKMRTYDGESLKETDPRARSVQEYRDAAGIDEGMDGISTRFAFKVLASTFNHDTTDIGADPVHLMYVLEQAIRREQFSDDVEKRYLEFIKADLAPRYAEFIGNEIQKAYLESYADYGQNLFDRYVDYADAWIEDVDFKDPDTGQLLDRELLNQELTKIEKPAGIANPKDFRNEIVKFSLRSRAANGGKNPSWTSYEKIREVIEKRMFSQVEDLLPVISFGSKKDSETEKKHSEFVSRMAARGYTERQVRRLVEWYMRVKQAS, via the coding sequence ATGCTGAACGAATCCGTATTCGATGCGTTTACGCGCAGTTACGAAGCGCGCCGTGAAACCGATATGTCGGTGGCCGAGTATCTCGATCTCTGCAAAAAGGACCCGATCGCCTATGCCAATGCGACGGAGCGCCTGCTCTCCGCGATAGGCGAGCCGCAAATGGTCGACACCGCCAAGGATACGCGGCTTGGCCGGATCTTCATGAACAGAACCATCCGGATCTATCCCGCCTTTGCTGGCTTCCATGGCATGGAAGAGACGATCGAACGCATCGTTTCCTTCTTCCGGCACGCGGCGCAGGGGCTTGAGGAGCGCAAGCAGATTCTCTATCTGCTCGGCCCGGTCGGCGGCGGTAAGTCCTCCCTCGCGGAGCGCTTGAAGCTGCTGATGGAGGTTCATCCGATTTACGTGCTGAAGGCGGGCGACGAGATCAGCCCCGTTTTCGAAAGCCCGCTCAACCTCTTCGATCCGGAGACGATGGGGGCGCTGCTCCAGGAGCAATACGGCATTCCGCTGCGGCGCCTGAACGGGCTGATGAGCCCGTGGTGCCTGAAGCGGCTCGACGACTTCGGCGGCGATATTTCCCGCTTCCGTGTCGTCAGAGTTCAGCCTTCGCGGTTGCGCCAGATCGCCATCGCCAAGACCGAGCCCGGAGACGAGAACAATCAGGATATCTCATCGCTGGTCGGCAAGGTCGACATTCGCAAGCTGGAGACCTACTCGCAGAACGATCCCGATGCCTACAGCTATTCCGGCGGGCTCAACCGCGCCAATCAGGGCGTGCTTGAATTCGTCGAGATGTTCAAGGCGCCGATCAAGATGCTGCATCCGCTGCTGACCGCGACCCAGGAGGGGAACTATATCGGTTCCGAGAATATTGGCGCCATACCCTTTTCGGGCATCGTCCTTGCGCATTCGAACGAAGCCGAATGGCAGACCTTCAAAGCCAACAAGAACAACGAGGCCTTCATCGACCGCATCTGCGTGATCAAGGTGCCTTATTGCCTCAGGGTGATGGAAGAGCAGAAGATCTACGAGAAGCTGATCGAGGGATCGGAACTGGCGGATACGCCATGCGCTCCGGCAACGCTCGAAATGCTGGCCCGTTTTTCCGTGCTCTCACGCCTGCGCAAGCACGAGAACTCGACGTTCTTCTCGAAGATGCGCACCTATGACGGCGAGAGCCTGAAAGAAACCGACCCGCGCGCCCGCAGCGTTCAGGAATACCGGGATGCTGCCGGGATCGATGAGGGCATGGACGGCATATCGACCCGCTTCGCGTTCAAGGTGCTTGCCTCCACATTCAATCACGACACCACGGATATCGGCGCCGATCCTGTCCATCTGATGTATGTGCTGGAACAGGCGATCCGCCGCGAGCAGTTTTCCGACGATGTCGAGAAGCGCTATCTGGAATTCATCAAGGCCGATCTTGCGCCACGCTATGCAGAGTTCATTGGCAATGAGATTCAGAAGGCCTATCTTGAATCCTACGCGGACTACGGACAGAACCTGTTTGACCGCTACGTCGATTATGCCGATGCCTGGATCGAAGACGTAGACTTCAAGGATCCCGATACTGGCCAGCTTCTCGACCGCGAGCTCCTCAATCAGGAATTGACGAAAATCGAAAAGCCGGCAGGCATTGCCAATCCAAAGGATTTCCGCAACGAAATCGTCAAGTTCTCGTTGAGGTCGCGGGCAGCCAACGGCGGAAAAAATCCGTCATGGACAAGCTACGAGAAGATCCGGGAAGTGATCGAGAAGCGTATGTTCTCGCAGGTAGAGGATCTTTTGCCGGTCATTTCCTTCGGATCGAAAAAGGATTCGGAAACAGAAAAGAAGCATAGCGAATTCGTCTCGCGCATGGCCGCGCGGGGTTACACGGAGAGGCAGGTTCGGCGCCTCGTCGAATGGTACATGCGCGTCAAACAGGCAAGTTAA
- a CDS encoding YeaH/YhbH family protein, whose translation MHIVDRRLNPRGKSLENRQRFLRRMKGAVQQAVKRSLQNRNIRDVLDGGEISLPIDGMAEPSLRRGDGGTADHILPGNRAFVEGDIIPRPPGGRGGKPKDAGEGDGEDGFRFVLTREEFLDVFLDDLELPDLAKRRLAETEEETPVRAGYSVSGSPSNIAVGRTTRLAMMRRVALHRPRREEIEALQRQIEECEDDESRLALEAKLKSLTEKSRRIPYIDPLDVRYRRFENEPKPVAKAVMFCLMDVSGSMSEHMKDLAKRFYLLLYLFLSKRYKKVEIVFIRHTDKAEEVDEETFFYGPATGGTLVSSALAAMRRIIAARFDPAEWNIYGAQASDGDNAHSDGNLSGQLLREILPLCQYFAYIEVGEEGGDSSISRSPLWMLYDGIRSELLPLSMRKVCRRGEIFPVFHELFQKRDAQSRVTP comes from the coding sequence ATGCACATTGTCGACCGTCGGCTAAATCCGCGCGGTAAAAGTCTCGAAAATCGGCAACGGTTTCTTCGGCGCATGAAAGGTGCCGTGCAGCAGGCGGTAAAGCGTTCTCTGCAAAACCGAAACATTCGCGATGTGCTCGACGGCGGTGAGATCAGCCTGCCGATCGACGGAATGGCCGAACCGAGCCTTCGGAGGGGCGACGGCGGCACCGCCGATCACATCCTGCCGGGAAACAGAGCCTTCGTCGAAGGCGACATCATTCCGCGGCCGCCGGGCGGGAGGGGCGGAAAACCAAAAGATGCGGGCGAAGGCGATGGTGAGGACGGTTTCCGTTTCGTGCTGACCCGGGAGGAATTTCTCGATGTATTTCTTGATGACCTGGAATTGCCCGACCTTGCCAAACGGCGCCTAGCCGAAACCGAAGAGGAAACGCCGGTGCGGGCCGGCTATTCCGTCTCCGGATCGCCGTCCAATATTGCCGTCGGTCGTACGACGAGGCTTGCGATGATGCGCCGCGTCGCTCTTCACCGTCCGCGTCGCGAAGAGATCGAAGCCCTACAGCGACAGATCGAGGAATGCGAGGACGACGAGAGCCGACTGGCGCTTGAGGCAAAACTCAAATCCCTGACGGAAAAAAGCCGGCGCATTCCCTATATCGATCCGCTCGACGTGCGATATCGCCGTTTCGAGAACGAGCCGAAGCCTGTGGCCAAAGCCGTGATGTTCTGCCTTATGGACGTTTCCGGCTCCATGTCGGAACACATGAAGGACCTTGCGAAGCGGTTCTACCTGCTGCTCTATCTTTTCCTGTCGAAGCGCTACAAGAAAGTGGAGATCGTCTTCATCCGCCATACCGACAAGGCCGAGGAAGTCGATGAGGAAACCTTCTTCTACGGTCCGGCGACCGGCGGCACGCTGGTATCCAGCGCGCTTGCAGCCATGCGGCGGATCATTGCGGCGCGTTTCGATCCGGCAGAGTGGAACATCTATGGCGCCCAGGCCTCGGACGGCGACAATGCCCATTCGGACGGAAACCTCAGCGGACAGCTGCTGCGCGAGATTTTGCCGCTGTGCCAGTACTTTGCCTATATCGAGGTCGGCGAAGAAGGAGGCGACTCCTCGATATCCCGTTCACCGCTTTGGATGCTCTATGACGGGATCCGTTCAGAGCTGCTGCCGCTTTCGATGCGCAAGGTCTGCCGGCGAGGCGAAATATTCCCTGTTTTCCACGAGCTCTTCCAGAAGCGTGATGCACAGTCGAGGGTGACGCCATGA
- a CDS encoding SpoVR family protein gives MTMTMRPRERLLFEGADWDFSTLQRIHDACEEIALGELGLDVYPNQIEVITSEQMLDAYSSTGMPLFYRHWSFGKHFAHHEAFYRRGMRDLAYEIVINSSPCISYLMEENTATMQTLVTAHAAFGHNHFFKNNYLFKLWTDAEGILDYLDFAKGYITRCEERYGETAVERTLDAAHALMSHGVHRYAGKTTIDLRQEEKRQQERRAHEEQMFNDLWRTVPVGRAKKASDGGLEKRRAALGLPQDNILYFLEKTAPRLQPWQREILRIVRHVAQYFHPQRQTRVMNEGTATFVHYQIMNRLHERGQISDGNFLEFLKSHSNVVFQPSYDDRRFSGFNPYALGFAMMQDIERIVTKPTEEDRAWFPDISGRGDAMAVLRDIWANYRDESFISQFLSPNLIRQLRLFHLYDDPEQTEGVLVSAIHNERGYLRIRRQLSREYDIGWTDPSIDIVDVDLAGDRRLLLQHIMMNGSYLQEADTRLVLQHLADLWGYDVLLQEIDDSSTVAREHSASPRKIVQ, from the coding sequence ATGACCATGACGATGAGGCCAAGGGAGCGGCTGTTGTTCGAGGGCGCGGACTGGGATTTTTCAACGCTCCAGCGTATCCACGACGCCTGCGAGGAGATCGCGCTCGGCGAACTCGGCCTCGACGTCTATCCCAACCAGATCGAAGTCATCACCTCTGAACAGATGCTCGATGCCTATTCCTCGACAGGCATGCCGCTCTTTTATCGCCATTGGTCCTTCGGCAAGCACTTCGCGCATCACGAAGCCTTCTACCGCCGTGGCATGCGCGACCTCGCCTATGAGATCGTCATCAACAGTTCTCCCTGCATTTCTTACCTGATGGAGGAGAACACGGCGACGATGCAGACGCTCGTCACGGCGCACGCGGCCTTCGGTCACAACCACTTCTTCAAGAACAATTACCTCTTCAAACTCTGGACCGATGCGGAAGGCATCCTCGATTACCTCGATTTCGCCAAGGGCTATATCACCCGCTGCGAAGAGCGTTATGGCGAGACAGCCGTCGAGCGGACGCTCGATGCGGCGCATGCGCTGATGTCGCACGGGGTGCATCGATATGCGGGTAAGACCACCATCGACCTTCGCCAGGAGGAGAAGCGGCAGCAGGAGCGTCGCGCCCACGAGGAGCAGATGTTCAATGATCTGTGGCGAACGGTGCCCGTCGGCAGGGCCAAAAAGGCGAGCGACGGCGGTTTGGAAAAGCGCCGCGCCGCGCTTGGCCTTCCGCAGGACAACATCCTCTATTTTCTCGAGAAAACCGCGCCGCGGCTGCAGCCATGGCAGCGGGAGATCCTTCGCATCGTCCGGCATGTCGCACAATATTTCCATCCCCAGCGGCAGACCAGGGTGATGAACGAGGGAACCGCCACCTTCGTCCATTACCAGATCATGAACCGGCTTCACGAGCGGGGGCAGATCAGCGACGGCAACTTCCTCGAATTCTTGAAGTCGCATTCCAATGTCGTGTTCCAGCCGAGCTACGACGACCGGCGGTTCTCGGGCTTCAACCCCTATGCGCTCGGTTTTGCGATGATGCAGGATATCGAGAGGATCGTCACGAAGCCGACGGAAGAAGACCGCGCATGGTTCCCCGATATATCAGGGCGAGGCGATGCGATGGCGGTGCTGCGCGACATCTGGGCCAATTACCGGGACGAGAGTTTTATCAGCCAATTCCTGAGCCCGAACCTGATCCGCCAGTTGCGGCTGTTCCATCTCTACGATGATCCGGAACAGACCGAAGGGGTTCTGGTGTCGGCGATCCACAATGAGCGCGGATACCTGCGCATCCGCCGCCAGCTGTCCCGCGAATACGATATCGGCTGGACCGATCCGTCAATCGATATCGTCGATGTCGACCTCGCCGGTGACCGCCGCCTGTTGCTGCAACATATCATGATGAATGGCAGCTATCTTCAGGAAGCCGACACCAGGCTCGTCCTGCAACATCTCGCCGATCTCTGGGGCTACGACGTGTTGCTTCAGGAAATCGATGACTCGAGCACCGTGGCCAGAGAACATTCAGCAAGCCCGCGCAAGATTGTGCAATAA
- a CDS encoding adenylate/guanylate cyclase domain-containing protein: MSETRRKLTTIFCADVQDYTRLMGADEEGTLAALKRCREAMGRLIESHGGRVINTWGDGLIADFPSVVEAVRAAVDTQNELAGFNARRPTDGRMLFRIGINLGDVIVEGDDIYGDGVNIAARLQASAAAGGIVISSTVYDQVRNKVAVGFEFLGPLMVKNVDEGVPSYAVKIGDAKGETPLRGRSGPAQPQPAAEIAEVGLASGRRRLFGVLGVIAVVLIGINLLSWQGVFWARFPVLALAVVAALAWNRDQTRFNRRIASLAIVALGIAGINLFTWTGQFWAVWPMLGIAAVMGLRWSMRR; the protein is encoded by the coding sequence ATGAGTGAAACGCGGCGCAAGCTGACGACGATCTTCTGTGCTGACGTACAGGACTATACCCGGCTGATGGGGGCTGACGAGGAGGGGACGCTTGCGGCGCTGAAGCGCTGCCGGGAAGCGATGGGGCGTCTGATCGAAAGCCATGGCGGCCGTGTCATCAATACCTGGGGCGATGGGCTGATCGCCGATTTCCCGAGCGTAGTCGAGGCGGTGCGCGCGGCTGTCGACACCCAGAACGAACTTGCCGGCTTCAACGCCCGCCGCCCGACGGACGGGCGCATGCTGTTCCGCATCGGCATCAATCTCGGCGATGTGATCGTCGAGGGCGACGACATCTATGGCGACGGCGTCAATATTGCCGCGCGGCTGCAGGCCTCGGCTGCGGCCGGCGGCATCGTCATATCAAGTACCGTTTACGATCAGGTTCGCAACAAGGTCGCGGTCGGCTTCGAGTTTCTCGGGCCGCTGATGGTGAAGAACGTCGATGAAGGTGTGCCGAGCTACGCGGTGAAGATCGGCGATGCCAAGGGCGAGACGCCGCTTCGCGGACGATCCGGCCCCGCGCAGCCGCAGCCGGCGGCTGAGATCGCCGAGGTAGGACTGGCATCTGGCAGACGCAGGCTGTTCGGTGTGCTCGGCGTCATTGCCGTTGTCCTGATCGGCATCAATCTTTTATCGTGGCAGGGTGTTTTCTGGGCGCGCTTTCCGGTGCTTGCGCTCGCCGTCGTCGCGGCGCTCGCCTGGAACCGCGACCAGACGCGGTTCAACCGCAGGATCGCCTCGCTGGCGATCGTGGCGCTCGGCATTGCCGGCATCAACCTCTTCACCTGGACGGGGCAGTTCTGGGCGGTGTGGCCGATGCTGGGGATTGCGGCTGTGATGGGCCTGCGGTGGTCGATGCGCCGCTAA
- a CDS encoding efflux RND transporter periplasmic adaptor subunit, whose protein sequence is MAFWKQFVLSLIVIVAGFAAWVFFVPGAGDTMRDAGIPDSIVSKIAPKGTADADAPARAQGQQRGEGQGQNRRNGGRNSAILVATQAVVQGVVNDRLNAIGTGDAIRSVAVTPQASGTIREILIKSGDRVKAGQVLATLDSEEQVIARGQADVAVKAAVEKSNLYHNIKSSVSRMDVFDSEIAEQGARLQLQAAELNLARRNIIAPIDGIVGIVPVNIGDNVTTSIPIVTLDDRSEILVDFWVPERFANTVSVDQPVEAMSVAKPGQVFSGMVEAVDNRIDAASRTLRLRAKIDNSSDELRAGMSFSVSMKFAGDKYPAVDPVSVQWDSQGSFVWQVNDDKSRKVRVSVVQRNPDLVLVNADLKDGDQIVTQGLQRVREGGAVRVSADGAANAEVATQ, encoded by the coding sequence ATGGCTTTTTGGAAGCAGTTTGTACTTTCGCTCATCGTCATTGTTGCCGGCTTCGCCGCGTGGGTTTTCTTTGTGCCCGGTGCCGGCGATACGATGCGCGATGCAGGTATTCCAGACAGCATCGTTTCCAAGATCGCGCCAAAGGGGACGGCGGATGCCGACGCTCCCGCGCGGGCGCAAGGGCAGCAACGTGGCGAGGGACAGGGGCAGAACCGCCGAAATGGCGGGCGCAACAGCGCCATCCTCGTTGCGACACAGGCCGTCGTCCAGGGCGTCGTCAACGACCGGCTGAACGCCATCGGCACAGGTGACGCGATCCGTTCGGTCGCGGTCACGCCCCAGGCATCGGGTACGATCCGCGAAATCCTCATCAAATCGGGCGACAGGGTGAAGGCCGGGCAGGTGCTCGCCACGCTCGACAGCGAGGAGCAGGTGATCGCGCGCGGCCAGGCTGATGTGGCAGTCAAGGCTGCCGTCGAGAAATCCAATCTCTATCACAACATCAAGTCCAGCGTGTCGCGCATGGACGTGTTCGATTCCGAGATCGCCGAGCAGGGCGCGCGGCTGCAGCTGCAGGCCGCCGAACTCAACCTCGCCCGGCGCAACATTATTGCGCCGATCGACGGAATCGTCGGCATCGTGCCGGTCAACATCGGCGACAACGTCACGACAAGCATCCCGATCGTCACGCTCGACGACCGGTCGGAAATCCTCGTCGACTTCTGGGTGCCGGAGCGCTTCGCCAACACGGTGTCGGTCGACCAGCCGGTCGAGGCGATGTCGGTGGCAAAGCCCGGACAGGTATTTTCGGGCATGGTCGAGGCCGTCGACAACCGAATCGACGCGGCAAGCCGCACGCTTCGCCTGCGCGCCAAGATCGACAACAGTTCGGATGAGCTGCGCGCCGGCATGTCCTTCAGCGTCAGCATGAAATTTGCCGGCGACAAATATCCGGCAGTCGATCCCGTCTCGGTGCAGTGGGATTCGCAAGGCTCCTTCGTCTGGCAGGTCAACGACGACAAGTCGCGCAAGGTGCGGGTCAGTGTCGTGCAGCGCAATCCGGATCTGGTGCTCGTCAATGCCGATCTCAAAGATGGCGACCAGATCGTGACGCAGGGCCTGCAGCGGGTGCGTGAAGGCGGGGCGGTGCGTGTGAGCGCCGATGGCGCCGCGAATGCGGAGGTCGCCACCCAGTGA
- a CDS encoding efflux RND transporter permease subunit produces the protein MSVTEIHQDRPSGKQSFTALFVRRPILALVFNTLMVVAGLAAYVGVEVRELPDVDRPVVTVRTTFDGASPQTIDQELTKVIEGAVARVSGLKSISSTSSFGQSRVTLEFSDAIDLAVAANDVRDAIGRITQNLPDEADAPQIVKADSDSSAIMRLAVTSTKLNMDDLTQLVENEVVDRLASVDGVADVEEYGDQEKVFRVDVDQGALASRGLTIGDLTKALDNAALDVPAGSLKSNTQDIVVRATANLQTPADFSKVMLQDRVRLGDVATVTLGPRDGETALRSNGKPGIGLGIIRQAQSNTLNISTGVKAAVDQLSKTLPEGTTIAITSDDAVFIQGAIHEVVLALVLAAVIVTAVIYLFLRDWRATLIPAVSMPVALIGTLAAIYMVGFSINILTLLAIVLATGLVVDDAIVVLENIVRRRAEGMGPRAAAVLGTREVFFAVIATTATLAAVFIPLSFLPGQVGGLFREFGFVLAFSVGLSSIVALTLCPMLASRMLTKPMIEDHGALGRFGGALARLYKWALHGCLNAPFVVILFSIMFAGAAVVAFSTVKSELTPEEDRSMVMMRLTTPQGSSLEYTRDKMQLVEEYLQPLVDNGDIRNVFSISGQGGSLNSGFMVLTLAPWGERHRTQAEIVADINQAASRVPALRGNAISSNSLRMRGAGSGVQMALIGNDHEALTAAAAKLVQALDATGQYDTPRLTNEPSQAQVSVAIDRERASDLGIDITGLSTAIQSLLEGRSVVDVFVDGESYPVLLTSTTRPIDDPTDLENVFLKTGDGKIVPMSVIATMKEGSVAPQLNREQQLASVAITAGLRNGMSLGHAVKQVTQLAQPLLPAGARLLPLAEAATLEENSSGMALTFGFAIVIIFLVLAAQFESVLSSLIIMSTVPLGLACAVFALVITGSSLNIYSQIGLVLLVGVMAKNGILIVEFANQLRDRGEDVRSSIEKACALRLRPVMMTMIATILGGVPLVFAHGAGAEARVALGWVIVGGLGFATLVTLFITPVAYLLLARFAKPHAHEEARLHEEMAVATRPRPAPDEEQLQAAE, from the coding sequence GTGAGTGTGACCGAGATCCATCAGGACAGGCCGTCGGGCAAGCAGAGCTTTACCGCGCTTTTCGTTCGCCGGCCAATCCTGGCGCTGGTGTTCAACACGCTGATGGTCGTCGCCGGCCTTGCGGCCTACGTCGGCGTCGAGGTGCGTGAACTGCCGGATGTCGACCGTCCCGTCGTCACTGTGCGCACGACCTTCGACGGCGCATCGCCGCAGACGATCGACCAGGAGCTGACCAAGGTGATCGAGGGCGCGGTGGCACGCGTCAGCGGTCTGAAATCGATCTCATCGACCTCTTCCTTCGGCCAGAGCCGGGTGACGCTCGAATTCTCCGATGCGATCGATCTCGCCGTCGCCGCCAACGACGTGCGCGACGCGATCGGCCGCATCACTCAGAACCTGCCTGATGAGGCGGATGCGCCACAGATCGTCAAGGCGGATTCGGATTCCTCGGCGATCATGCGCCTTGCCGTCACCTCCACCAAGCTCAACATGGACGACCTGACACAACTTGTCGAAAACGAGGTGGTCGATCGCCTCGCCTCAGTCGACGGCGTCGCCGACGTCGAGGAATATGGCGACCAGGAGAAGGTCTTCCGCGTCGATGTCGACCAGGGCGCGCTGGCGAGCCGGGGGCTCACCATCGGCGACCTGACGAAGGCGCTCGACAATGCCGCACTCGACGTGCCGGCGGGATCGCTGAAGAGCAATACGCAGGATATTGTGGTTCGCGCCACCGCCAACCTGCAGACGCCGGCAGATTTTTCCAAGGTCATGCTGCAGGACCGCGTCAGGCTTGGCGACGTCGCGACGGTGACGCTCGGGCCGCGAGACGGCGAAACAGCACTGCGCTCCAACGGCAAGCCGGGCATCGGTCTCGGCATCATCCGCCAGGCACAGTCGAACACGCTGAACATCTCGACCGGCGTCAAGGCCGCCGTCGACCAACTGTCGAAGACGCTGCCGGAGGGCACGACGATCGCGATCACCAGCGACGACGCCGTCTTCATCCAGGGTGCGATCCATGAGGTGGTGCTGGCGCTAGTGCTCGCCGCCGTCATCGTCACCGCTGTCATCTATCTCTTCCTGCGCGACTGGCGAGCGACGCTGATCCCGGCGGTCAGCATGCCGGTGGCGCTGATCGGCACGCTGGCGGCGATCTATATGGTCGGGTTCTCGATCAACATTCTGACGCTGCTCGCGATCGTGCTGGCGACCGGCCTCGTCGTCGACGACGCGATCGTGGTGCTTGAAAACATCGTGCGGCGGCGCGCCGAAGGCATGGGGCCGCGCGCGGCCGCGGTGCTTGGAACACGCGAGGTGTTCTTCGCTGTTATCGCGACGACCGCGACGCTCGCGGCCGTGTTCATCCCGCTATCCTTCTTGCCGGGACAGGTCGGCGGCCTCTTCCGTGAATTCGGCTTCGTGCTCGCCTTCTCTGTCGGGCTGTCGTCGATCGTGGCGCTGACGCTCTGCCCGATGCTTGCCTCGCGCATGCTGACCAAGCCGATGATCGAGGATCACGGGGCGCTCGGCCGTTTCGGCGGGGCGCTTGCCCGCCTCTACAAATGGGCACTGCACGGCTGCCTCAACGCCCCCTTCGTGGTCATCCTGTTTTCGATAATGTTCGCCGGCGCGGCAGTCGTCGCCTTTTCCACTGTCAAGAGCGAGCTGACACCCGAAGAGGACCGGTCGATGGTGATGATGCGGCTGACGACGCCGCAGGGATCGAGCCTCGAATATACGCGCGACAAGATGCAGCTCGTCGAGGAATATCTGCAGCCGCTGGTCGATAACGGCGACATCCGCAACGTCTTCTCGATCTCCGGCCAGGGCGGTTCGCTGAACAGCGGCTTCATGGTGTTGACGCTCGCGCCCTGGGGAGAGCGCCATCGGACGCAGGCGGAAATTGTCGCCGACATCAACCAGGCGGCATCACGGGTGCCGGCGCTGCGCGGCAACGCCATCTCCTCCAACAGCCTGCGCATGCGCGGCGCCGGCAGCGGCGTGCAGATGGCGTTGATCGGCAATGATCACGAGGCGCTGACGGCGGCGGCGGCCAAGCTGGTCCAGGCACTCGACGCTACCGGCCAGTACGATACGCCGCGCCTGACCAACGAGCCCAGCCAGGCGCAGGTGTCGGTGGCGATCGACCGCGAGCGCGCTTCCGATCTCGGCATCGACATAACCGGACTTTCGACGGCGATCCAGTCGCTGCTCGAAGGGCGCTCGGTGGTCGATGTCTTTGTCGACGGCGAATCCTATCCCGTGCTTCTGACGTCGACGACGCGGCCGATCGACGATCCGACCGACCTCGAGAACGTGTTCCTGAAAACCGGCGACGGCAAGATCGTGCCGATGTCGGTCATTGCCACGATGAAGGAAGGTTCGGTTGCGCCGCAGCTCAACCGCGAGCAGCAGTTGGCCTCGGTCGCGATCACCGCCGGCCTGAGAAACGGCATGTCGCTCGGCCATGCGGTCAAGCAGGTGACGCAGCTTGCGCAGCCGTTGCTGCCGGCTGGCGCACGCCTGCTGCCGCTCGCCGAAGCCGCGACGCTGGAAGAGAATTCAAGCGGCATGGCTCTGACCTTCGGCTTTGCCATCGTCATCATCTTCCTGGTGCTGGCGGCGCAGTTCGAGAGCGTGCTCTCCTCGCTGATCATCATGTCGACGGTACCGCTCGGCCTTGCCTGCGCCGTTTTCGCGCTTGTTATCACCGGCTCCAGCCTCAACATCTACAGCCAGATCGGCCTGGTGCTGCTCGTCGGCGTCATGGCGAAGAACGGTATTCTGATCGTCGAATTCGCCAATCAGCTGCGTGACCGGGGCGAGGACGTGCGCTCGTCGATTGAGAAGGCCTGCGCGTTGCGCCTTCGCCCTGTCATGATGACGATGATCGCCACCATCCTCGGCGGCGTGCCGCTGGTCTTTGCCCATGGTGCGGGCGCCGAAGCGCGCGTCGCACTTGGCTGGGTGATCGTCGGTGGTCTCGGCTTCGCGACGCTGGTGACGCTGTTCATCACGCCGGTCGCCTATCTGCTGCTTGCCCGCTTCGCCAAGCCGCACGCTCATGAAGAAGCGCGCCTGCACGAGGAGATGGCGGTCGCCACGCGGCCGCGCCCAGCACCCGACGAGGAGCAGCTTCAGGCCGCCGAGTAA